The Mauremys reevesii isolate NIE-2019 linkage group 7, ASM1616193v1, whole genome shotgun sequence genome includes the window GCTATGAAGGTGAGATCAAGAGATTATTTTAATAGTCCAGAGACCAAAGTTTGCTATCCATTCTGCTTCCTTGATGGATAGCAAAGTGTGCTAATTAGGCACAGTCACTAAACTCCCAGCAAGCTGCCTGCATGTCCCTTACTATTGCAGAGTTTGAGCACCTTTGCATTATAGTTGTACCAAGCTGGATTAAGTTGGTTTtagataccttacaagacaccaGGTACTTTTAACCCCCAATAGCCTCCTTGAGAAAAAACTTAGAAGAAAAAGCCACTTACAGAGAGTAAATCTAGTCCATCTTCATCTAAGTTTTTGACGTGAGATGCCAGACTGCCAGGTTTCCACTTGGGGAATGTGTTCTTATAATCTTGCAAGGATTCCACTTCTGGCCACACCTCATTGTTGGGTGTCCCTAAAGCTCTACACAAGAATAAGCAAAGAACTGATAATTTGTATTCGAGCAATTGTAACGCATTATTAGAATGTTAGTGCAGAGTATAGCTTCATAAAGCATTCTTTGCGCTGCTATATATTTAGCAAAGATTTTAAAGATTTAGTGTTTAAATACCTGAAGATTCTGAAGAGTTGATCGATTTCAGAGTCTCCATGAAAGAGTGGTTTCTTAGTTGCCATTTCAGCAAATATGGTACCAATGCTCCAGATATCTACAGGAGTTGAGTAACGAGCAGATCCTAGCAACACCTCTGGAGATCTGTACCACAGTGTCACTACCTATTGCACAAGGAAATTCTTATTCATAATTTATAGTTGCATTAAATCTTATAGCTGGTTATATAAAAGTATGGCTCCTCATCTTCCAGAGGGAAAATTGTTCCAAATATATTAATTCCTTTAATATAACCAGAACTGTTGCCAAGTAAACTACTACAAGTGGAACTTATTTGGAATTGCACTAAATCAATATCTGCAATAATTACATCCTGCTCTTTTTGAGGAGTGGATATATTTGCATGTTTATCAGCAAGGAACAAACAAATTTAAGTATTTTCGTTAGCATTTTGACAGAAACAGTCAAGCTCTGTATGTTTGTTATGATCCGTGGCAGAATTCCCATTGAGTCAGTTTAAAAGTTTAGTACCATCTACTCTCAAGATTCATCCTTCACCCCACCATTTGTGGTATTACAACCACACTGTTGTTACACTTATCAAAACGTGTCTATCAGAGTAAAAGAGACATGACTACAGTGAAGCTACcactgtcaaatgcacaaattgAAAAAAAGTAGTCTGTTATAGTaatcttttttaaatgtaattttaagaTAAAGTTTTCAGAATAATGATTTTCTTAGCTGACAGTGTCCTGTTAGCTACTTCATATTAGTAGTTAGCATTTCCTCAAAGAAACTATAAATGGACTGGAATGTGAGTTATTTATCATCACAGTGCCTACAAGCCTTAGTTGTGTCAATTATGGAAACAAACACCACTGCAATTCACTTACCTCATGTGTATATACCCGGACAGGGATCCCAAAGGCTCGGGCCAGTCCAAAATCTGCTAATTTAATTACTCCTTTATCATCTATTAACAAGTTTTGAGGCTTTAAATCTCTGTGCAGAACCCTTCTTGAATGACAGAATACAATACCTTGCAAGATTTGGTACAGGTAACTCTGCAGGAGTGAaataaaagaagggaaaaaattaaaattactttTACTACAAACTACTGTTCTGCATCATGTGGCACTATTTGCTAATGTCAGATCTGCCACTAGAGCTGACATACTATAGAAATGGTCAGCTAAGAGCCATAACGTTGCAAACAGGAAGTAAACTTTACAAAATTCTCTTCATGAAGACAACATTGTTATGATTAATGCAAAAAAAATGTAACAGTTTATAGTTCTAATGTAAGCATTTGAGCAAAGGTCATTTTTATGCTTTGAAATACATCTAAAAAAAATGTGTGAGTACACTAGACAAAGAATGTCAGATTTAAGATTCGAAGGTCCACTCCTTAATGATACCAGCAAATTGT containing:
- the CDK1 gene encoding cyclin-dependent kinase 1, producing MDDYTKIEKIGEGTYGVVYKGRHKSTGQVVAMKKIRLESEEEGVPSTAIREISLLKELHHPNIVCLQDVLMQDSRLYLIFEFLSMDLKKYLDSIPSGQYVDSMLVKSYLYQILQGIVFCHSRRVLHRDLKPQNLLIDDKGVIKLADFGLARAFGIPVRVYTHEVVTLWYRSPEVLLGSARYSTPVDIWSIGTIFAEMATKKPLFHGDSEIDQLFRIFRALGTPNNEVWPEVESLQDYKNTFPKWKPGSLASHVKNLDEDGLDLLSKMLIYDPAKRISGKMALNHPYFDDLDKSNLPANQIKKF